Genomic window (Nitrospirales bacterium LBB_01):
GTGACGAACCAACAGTGGAATACACATGGAAATATATTGATTTTAGTTACTCTAAAGGTACCGTAATAGAGGGCAATAAAAATGCTGGAACATGGACTAATGAACATCCAACCGAGGAGGTTTCTGAAGGGGAAATAGCATTGCAAGTATTATCTTCACCAAAGCAGTATCCGGCTATTGACCACGTAAAGAGAAATGTGACTTTGTGGAGATTTTACAACGCAAATCATATCAGCATTAAACAAATAAAAAATAAGCCATCTGAAATTGACCCGTCAGATACGTACTTAGATGAAACAGGAGAAAATCTTGCTATAGTGCTGTACAATCTTATCTCCAATGACGATTCAGGGTTCAAAGATGCACTTGACAGGCTGCTCTTGGCGTTATATGAAGACTTTGAGGATTTAAAATTTCCAATAATAGATTCCAAACATTTAGAGATGCGATGGAAAAAAAGAGATATAAGAAAACCGCTTCCTTTAGATGGATTATCTGATGGCACGATAAGAATGCTTTGTTGGGTAGCAGTCTTGAGCCATCCAAATCCCTCCCCACTTATATGTATAGACGAGCCTGAGATTGGCCTTCACCCAGAGTGGATTATTATTTTGGCTGACTTAATCAAAGAGGCTGCTGAGAGTGGAAAAACACAAGTTTTAATTGCCACACACTCTCCAGACCTCCTTGACTGTTTTTCCGATAGTGCAGAAAATATAATTGTGACGGAAACAGATGAACAAAAAAATGCTGTTTTCAAAAGGCTTGACATGGATGAGTTGAAGCCCTGGCTTGAAAGATACCGTCTTGGCGAGATGTACCGTAACGGAGACTCCGTAGTCGGGGGATGGTCATATTGAATAATAAACATATACTTTTTTGTGTGGAGGGGAGAACTGAGGGGGCACGGACTATTTATGGAAAGGGTATAAAAAATATCTTAAGAGTTGAAGTAGAGTATATGAGAAAAAAGAAAATATTCCACGATGTCAAAGTTTTTAATGGTAAACACGAAATGATGAGAGAAATAGATTTTCATGTCAGTCAGCACCTTTATCCGGCTAAATACAAACCAGATACTAAATTAGAAGATTGTTATGTATTCATTCTTAGAGACCTTGATTGTGAAAACATAAAAGAAATAGAAGATGAAATAAATAATAAGTTATCAGGATATAAAAACTATTATAGTATTCATTTTGCCAAACAAGAAATTGAGGCTTGGATAGTAGCCGATATTAATTGCTTTAAGAGTGTTTATCGGACTAATGCTATATGTCTTGTCAAAGCTATTGAGAACATACCATATATAGTTGAACCAGAAAAGGTGGACTGTGATCCCAAGATATCAGAACGTATAGAACAAATAGCACGGAAGTGCAGCAATAGATACAGAAAGACAATAGAAGGGCCTCAATTGCTTAAGTTTGCAGACCCAGACGTGGTTAGCAAGAAGTGCCCATCTTTTTTGAGTTTTAGAAATGACTTGAGAAAGCAAATAGGTTTTTTAGACCCGATATAAGTTGACTTTTAAAACAACTATTTTGTAAGCTACATCCTTAAGCGGTAAGGGAAGTGGAGAAATCTCA
Coding sequences:
- a CDS encoding DUF4276 family protein: MNNKHILFCVEGRTEGARTIYGKGIKNILRVEVEYMRKKKIFHDVKVFNGKHEMMREIDFHVSQHLYPAKYKPDTKLEDCYVFILRDLDCENIKEIEDEINNKLSGYKNYYSIHFAKQEIEAWIVADINCFKSVYRTNAICLVKAIENIPYIVEPEKVDCDPKISERIEQIARKCSNRYRKTIEGPQLLKFADPDVVSKKCPSFLSFRNDLRKQIGFLDPI
- a CDS encoding AAA family ATPase — its product is MIFHIGVLTYFCTYQYNEIMLNNFTVKNYKNITLEEPLRLDALNIFIGPNGCGKSNLFEAIQFLQDSIEHGLQKTIRTYRKGLDSILNKNTIPPCEINFKWCFSLLQRTMYFGGGIKPIEYLLDLEVFDFNKYSVKHETLKDSDEPTVEYTWKYIDFSYSKGTVIEGNKNAGTWTNEHPTEEVSEGEIALQVLSSPKQYPAIDHVKRNVTLWRFYNANHISIKQIKNKPSEIDPSDTYLDETGENLAIVLYNLISNDDSGFKDALDRLLLALYEDFEDLKFPIIDSKHLEMRWKKRDIRKPLPLDGLSDGTIRMLCWVAVLSHPNPSPLICIDEPEIGLHPEWIIILADLIKEAAESGKTQVLIATHSPDLLDCFSDSAENIIVTETDEQKNAVFKRLDMDELKPWLERYRLGEMYRNGDSVVGGWSY